The Acidihalobacter aeolianus genome segment TGGACTACGCCGATCAGCGTGAATGGCAACCTTGTTTCGATGTGGCAGTGGGCTGGTGAGTGCAGTTCACCTGCCACCTCGCCTGCAGGCGACCTCAATGGTATTTGTCCCACGCAAAACTCGGCCTGGCTTGCAATCTGCTCAGCCGGTACGTCTTGCCCTGCCTCACCCGGCGGGAACCCGAACTTCTCGGGTCCCAATACGCTGAACAACGGCAACGTGGGGTGGACCTTCGTGCCGATCGACAGCACGTCGACAACGCCGGCTACCCTCAATCGCTTTGCGTTGGCACAGGGTCAGTGCTCAGGTACTGGCACGGCCGACATGTGCAATTACACCGTCCATGCGTGGAAAGCCGGTATCGGAGGCACCCTGCACGCCGCGCTCAAGCTCAAGTGGCCAGAGGCTTATCCAGCGACGACCGGCTTCAATTCCGACTTCACGAGCACATCGCCTATGGGCGATAACATTGTGCTCGAGGCCTACACGTACAACGACAGCAACGGGCAACCGGCGAGTATGTCGCCTATCGTGCGGTATTCGCTCAATGGCGGCTCGACGTGGAGTGGCCCGATTACCTTGCCCACGAACCAACCCAGCATGAACTATGCGCTGCCGGGCGGGCCGGCGAGCCCTGCGATGACGGTCTACGGCGGCTGCCAGCAGGGGATGTGCAACTACACCTTCTCGTACCAGGTCAATGTCACAACAAAACCGTGGGGCTACTACACGTGGAATGAGCAGCGGAACTGCGCGTTATGGGCCCCTCCAGTTTCATTGTTGGGGGCCTGTATTGCCAACTGCGGGTCCTACTGGGTCGACGAGACGTGCAACTCCAATACGGGCTGCACGGTGACAAACTCAACGACCGGCTCTTGCCTGTTCGGCCAGACAACACAAAGCTACGGCTATGTCTGGCACCCGGACTGCAGTGGATTCACGCTGCCGCAAATCGAGAGCATGGATTTCTCGAAAATGGATTTTTCGGCCTATCTGGCCTCGCTCTCGCCGCAGAATCCGGCCAGTTCGCTCGCTACCACCACAGCGACCGTCAACAGCGCGCAGACGCGCGCCGCTGCGCTGCAAAGTGGCGCCCCAGTGAACGGCTACCTCAACAAAAATCAGCGCACCTTCACGATCAGTCCCGCCAATGGCGTGTGGCCCGGCACGCCGGTCACCCTCACGGCGAATACCTCCTATGTGTTGACGCAGAACAATACGAGCCAGGTGTTACCGGTCACGCAGATCGATGTGAATTGGGGCGACGGTTCGACGTCATCGCAGCTGGTGACGACGCAAACCCAGTTGGACTTCAGCCATAAATACGGGTCGCTGGGTTGTCCTTCTTCGCCGCCGACGACGTCATGCACGCCGACACCCTCTGCCCCTACCACATACCCGGTGACCGTCACTTTCCACACGGCACAGGGGAATTTCACCAACGACGGCTCAATACTGGTGAGCACCCAGGCGCCCGTAATCAACCCGCAGAGCAACGGCACACAAACCCACGGCACCGTTGGCCCCTCTACTGCGCCATAGGTGTGTAAGCGGTGTACATTCACTACACGGAAGTAGTGATAGCCGAGGCGGCCCGGACATGGGCACGTTGAGTGTCTGCGCCTGCCGGATACGTTTTCGATGCGTCAATCCAGTGCTTGTGGGACGACCTCGCTGAATTCCCCGCATGGGAAGTCGATCGGGCTTTCAATACGCTCCTGCAGTTTCTGTGCGATGACGTCGGTGCACAGAATGTCTCCTGGCTTTTAATCTCACACACACGTGATGAGTTCCAGACCAAGGGCACGGATCTCGTCGTAAACGCCTCTGGATACCTGCATCCACCGACCGATCAGCGGGGATGCAGTGCGCAGCAAAAAGCCGAAGCCAATAAACTTGAGCGCGTTATAGCAAGGTGCGTGTCGTTTCCGAAGAACTGGAGCGCTGTGCGCCTCGCGGATATTCATGAGGCAGAGTGGTTCGGGTCAGCTGAATTTCGTGAACACTATCTGGATTGCGGGCTGATCGATGCAATCTGGTGTGCCTGCCCGGTGTGGCCGCATGCGGATGTTTACTTGGGAATTTACCGGACAGGTGGCTTAATCCCATTTAGTATACGAGAACGCGACCGCTGTGGGTATGCGTTACGACAACTGAGGTGGCTATACCGACGCTTGATGTTGAGTCATTGTGCGACGGCCAACGGTTCAATGATGACCCATACCGAGAGACAAGTCCTGAATCACCTGTTGGCCGGTGATAGCGAGAAGATTATCGCGGCCAACTTGAACCAGAGTCCGCATACGACTCACGACCACGTGAAATCAATCTACCGTAAATTTCATATCAGAAACCGGGCCGGGTTGCTCTCGACCTGGTTGAGCGGTTCACCTGTTGCACACGGATCGCACCACCCTCGCAGATGATGCGACCCGTGTCATTTGCTAGTTAGCGCATGCCTGGCCGGCTCTGACGGTCGGGCTTTTGTCTTTTGCAATGATCGGCATTTGATCAGACATTCGTCTCCTTGGTGGAACCCCGGCGGAATTGCCGAGAAGCCTCATCGCGGGCGAAGGCTCGCTGTTTGAGGTGGGAGCAGGTTAGGAGCGAGATGGATATGAGCGAATCCCCGAAGCAGGGGGTATGCGATTTGCGGGATACGTAGCGTGGCTCCCGTGTTCGCACGCTGTCCTGTCCGGCTTATTCGCGTGCGTACCGCAATTCACCTACAGGCATGTTGCCTGGCCTACCGTCCGGGCCCGGACGAATTGGAGCTTAATCCGATGACAACAAACGCAGTTAAACCAGCGACCGTTTCCAGCATTAAGCAAAGTGAGGTCATCCAGCACGCAGGCTTGCACGAAGCCTTGTCTGCGGCTCAGTACGAGTTGATTGGCCTCGTCTTGCGTGATGGGACGAATGAGAACGTAGGGAAGGCGTATCCGACACTGGATAGGATTTTGTCGGTCCTCATCCCGGTGTTCTATCGCCACGGGCTGCTTCTGATGCAACCGCCGTCTCACCAAGAGGGTCGTCTCACTATCAAGACGACGATCGTGCATGTCGCCAGCGGAGAAAGCGTGATCGAGCCCTTTGAGATCATGGTGCCATCCGGAGCGTCGATAACGGTAATTGGAGCGTTGATTACCTATATGAGGCGATATTCGCTGAGTCCCTTGGTGGGTTTGTCTGCAGTCGCAGATGATGACGGCCAATCGATCGGTGCGTTGTCCGTAAATAATGCAGACACACCTCATGCAACAACCGTGAGTCTTCAAGGTCGACAGGAAGCTACTGCGAATCGGTCTGATCTCAAAGTCAGTCAGCGGCCAACCCAGGGTCAGCCAGCCGAGAGTCAGCAATCTACGCCTGACAGGATAAGGGCACACCTTAAAAGTACGGGGTTAGACCAACTGCCGGACGCAGTGGCGTTCATAAATGGTCGGCCTGACTTGTCTCAGGATGAGAAGGACGAGTTGCTCGGTTTGTGCAGTAAACGCAAGGAGGAACTCGAGGCACTCGAGGCTAACCAAGATGCTGGTCAGTCGTCATAATCGCTTTTAATTAATAGAACCCGTACTCAATTCGAGTGCGGGTTCTCTATTTGTCCGCAGCAAAACTGCAAGAGGACGTCCCGCTACGCCGGCCTTGCGGGTTACAAGCCCGGCGGTCTCGGGACGCCTGTTCAAGCGGTGCTTTTGGCCGGTCCCTAATAGACGGAGATCCCGGCATCAGACCGCGGCGACGGTGCTCAATAGACAACAAGACACGCCAAAGAGTGGCTGGCACGCCATAGGTCGCGTATCTGCAGGGGCGTGATCCTCAGTTTTCCGTCTATTAGGGACCGAGAATTTCATCTATTGGGCATGGGGTCCCGTGATCTCTCAGGGGGGGGGGCAATTTACTCGTTACACTGCAACGGTAGCTGTGCTCATCATACCAGGAGACACAGACGTTCCTCTGGTTATCAAACAAGTATTCGCAACATCTAAGTGCGCGAAATTATTTCCGACATGTGCGAATGTGTCGATTTGTGCCGCATTTACCACCTATTTGTTAAGCGCACTCGGCGGGATAATTAATAGGCAGACCGGAGTGAACAGTCGGTCTCCACCTACTTAATCGCCGAGGTGCAAAATGCCCATTTTCAAACGCCGCGATCTAAACCCTATCGAGGGAGCATTGGAATCTTTGGAAATTATCGAGACCATCGCGGAATTCATGCTGGTCCGTGAGATAAAACCGCTTGTCCACTTGGTGGAGGCGCTGTTGAATGTGTCGTTCGCGGGGGGGATCGGTGCGGGTGTCGTTGTGTTAGCAGAGCTAGTCTTTTTCGGTCACATTATGATTTGGCCGGTGATGCTTGGGATCATCCTCCCGGCAATTGCCATTAACTGGCCTCTTATGTCGCTCTACCTCATCGTCCTCAAGGAAGGCCAGGATTTACTCATTGACGAAATCGACTATTACGTGCCTTTCAACAGAAAAGCCTATAAAAATCTCATGCGTGTATTGGATGTGGAGCTTAACTACGATGCTATCTTGCGCTGGTGTCGCATAGAGCAAGAAGCGTTCGAGACGGCCTTGGTATCACTGGCGACTGAGCGTAACTCAACAATGAGCGGGAAGTAACGCCACGGATGTCGTAATTCGGTCTCGAGGACATGTCGGCAATGCGCGATGTCTCAAGCACTGGAAATCGGCGCAGAATGGTATAATATCATTCTGTGCGTCGTGGCAGGAGTACGACTGAGTGTTCGATCCTCGTGGTATCAATCTGGGTGGTCGCGCCGATGGTGCGGCCATCGCCTCTCTCATGGCCGCCGGAATACTGACATCGCCTGCATTCCCGGACATGGCGAGCATGGTTGCGGGTCCGGCACTTGCTGCAGGCGGTGCTTCATGGCTCGCATGGCGCTACCTTCGTGAATGGCGACAGCGCCACATGTTGCCCAGCAAATTGGGTTTTAGGTCAGATCCCCAGGTCATTGCCGCGGGCCGCCATGAGGCCATTCGAGAAGCTCTGCTGTTTGGGTATACGACCGACAAAGGTCTGCCTGTCTGGGGTTCCTACCAGGACCTGATGGGACATTTGGTCGTTAAGGGCCAGTCGGGTGTCGGTAAAACGGTGGGCCAATCCGGGCTGATGTTTCAGCACATCCTGAATGGCGGTGGCGTCCTGTTTATTGACGGCAAGCTGGATTACGAAACCCTAGAAACGATGCACCAGATGATGGTGTGGGCCGGCCGTGAAGGTGATTTTCGCGTCATTAATCCTGGTAAGCCGGAAATCAGCAATACCTACAATCCCATCCTTGATGGTGACAGCGACGAAGTCGCGGCCAGGTGCTTGTCGTTGATACCCGACACGTCGAATTCACCGGGTGCAGACCATTTTCGACAGCAGGCCAACCAGGGTATTTCAACGCTGATTGCCGCGTTGCAAAGGACAGGTCTTGCTTACAACTTTATTGACTTGACGATACTGCTGCAAAGTTCAGCGGCGCTTGATTATCTTGAACGGATTTTGACCCGTGAGGCGCCCGATGCACCGGAGCGCATTAATCTGTCGATATTCCTGAACCAGTTTAGACGGGGAAAAGGAATCAATATCGAGGCGCTAAAAAGTACGTTCGGCGGTATCGGTGGTCGGCTTTATATGTTTGGTACCGGGAAATTCGGGCAGGTCTCTAATCATTACAATCCACAGGTGCGTTTGTTTGATGATTTGTTAGCTCAGAGAGTGATTTATGTAATGCTCCCTACGATGGGCAAGGCTGAGGCCGCTAGTAATTATGGGAAGATGGTAACAGGAGATTTACGCACGGCTGTTTCATGGCTTCAAGATCTACCCAAGGAGCAACGCCCATGGCCGCCGACCTTCGGATTATTCGATGAGGCCGGATCATATATTACGAAGGCCTGGGACCGACTTTTTGAGCAAAGTCGGTCGAGTCATACGATTTTGGCCCCCGCCTTCCAAACGGACGCAAACCTTGAGGCCATCAGCCAGGAATTGCGTGAGATGGTGGAGGGTAATACCTGGTTCAAGCAGTACTACAAACTCGGCACTCAAGCTACGGCTGAGTCTGCTGCCGAAATGATCGGTATGATTACGCGGGTGCAACGCTCGCTCACGATGAGCGACTCTGAAAGCGCATCCAGTCAAGTACTTCGGACCACCCCCGAAAGTAACGAAGGCGCTGCCAGCGGCGTGGCCTACCAAGAACGAGAGCAAGAGGAGTACCGAATATCGCCGGATCAATTAAAGCGACTGGACCGTGGCGAATGCGTCCTCACTTATGGTGGCGACCGGGTTTATAACCTGCGTGTACCGATGATCCAGTTCAGCGACGAATTCAAAGAGAAATGCCCGCCCTTTACACCGCGCGATATCACCCCACCCTTCCGCCAGGGCATTAACCTATTTCGACGTGTCGGCGAATTCTTAAGCGCGGAATCGCAACAAACGCTCGAAAACGAGGCCAAGGGGTGACGCATGGCCGAGGGGCATCAAGAGACGATAGATGATGACGATGAATTCGATGCATTCCCCGTCTCAGACATCAACGAGCCTGAGCACGGCCAAGACAATATTCGATCAAGCCAATCACATCGCAGCGATCGCGCTACCGTACCTAGAATGGACGCTGGCAATTTCGCTAGTGATGCTCCTGTTCAAACCGACGAGGGACTTGGTGCTCTGGATATATGGCACCTTGTTGACGCCAGCGGTATTAGCCGTGGCTGGGAAGTTCCTGATGTGGGTCTGGTGGATGATCAAGCAGATGGCGAAAGCCCACATCGTCGTGATGCGGAACTTGTTTTTGCCTCGCAGGCGCATTTACCCAAGCCTAGAAAAGCCAGAAGACGGCGGCGGATAGGCGTCAACCTCCCGACATTTACTGAATACGATTTCGATGAAGGCGTTTCACGTGAGGCATTCGTGTACTTGCGAGACAATGTCCGCGCCTGTTATCTCAAACGTGGCGTCGAGGCCTGGGAAAGACAACTAGCACTGACCTGGGTGTTTATCGGTGACGAGACGCAGCCCTTTTCATTTGACCTCTGCTGTCGCGTGCTCGAGGCCGACCCCCAGAATGTGCGGGCCCGCCTGCAGTACGAATTTTATCTTCGCGGTTATGTCCTGAGCGAACCCTTTGGGCTCCTGTGTGCCCCTCTCCCCGAGTTTATTGCCAATCTCGCTGTGTACGCAGCGGGACAGCGCGGAGCCCGTGTGACGGCCGCCATCTGGCGCTGGCCGGGGGTGTGCGCACGCAACTTGAGCGCCTTTCTGGCCACCGAGGGCGAGCCTATACCTGATCGACAACTGGTTGAACTCATCGAGCGCCTGGACTCCACCGGTGCGATCCAGGATTACGGGGCTGATTGTTGGTTTGCGACAGGGCGAGGCATGTGGAGTGACTGATGGGTGCGAATTCCCTTAATTGCACAGGATGCGGCGCCCGCCCGGGTGAGCTGCATCGCCGCGGCTGCGAAATCGAATGTTGCCCCGAGTGCGGGCTCAGCCTGATTACACATCAATGTGCTCTCACCACGCCACGAATTCGGTGGAGCGGAGAACAGACGGGCACTGCTGAGTGCAGGGCCTTTGGCTGGTACACACGGCTGGTGTTGGGTAAAGGCTGGGTGCGGTGCGAGAAGCACGAGTCAGGTGCGCGTCCCGATTTACAGCGCCTGCATGTCGAGGCCGTTTGGGATAAGCGGGCAGCGCGTTTCCGTATACCGCGCCCGCCACTTCACTTTCCGATCTCGCTGTGGCCTCAACGGGAAACCCGATAGGAGAGACACATGTCATGTCTGTACCCAAATCAGACCTTATGCGACTGCTCCGCACTTTCGGCCGTAGGTTCGTCGATGCCAAGTGCACACTGGTGAGGTTGGCAATCTGCGCGGACGGAGCCGGCGCTCACAGCGAACAGCGTCTGGTGTTTTACACACCGCAGGCGATTCCACTTGAAGCCCTATCCGCCGGCGGTACTCTGAGCCTTGAGTACGGCAGCCGTTGCAAAAGTACCATCCTTGCAATCAAGGCGAGACTCGCAAAGAAGGAATACGGGTGGCAGATCAGCGACCTCGCGAACCCCCAACGCTACATCGCGCTCGTGAAGGAGGGGCAGGCAAAGGCCGCCGCACCTCCTGTGGCGACAGGTCATCACCCGATCACTGATAAGGCTCATCAGTATCTGCAGAGCCAGGTGTCGCGCGCGGAAAGCATCTTGGCTAAGCACGGCTATCGGTTCACGTCCCAGTGGCGGTTGCGGATCGAGCCGCAGCGCTCCAATGCTAAGCGCAATCGTGGCGGATGGGATGAGCGCACCCAGAGTGCGGTACTCAGGCTCGGCGTGAACCGTGGGTTACACCACTTTGATGCCTATCGGGATGCGAGCGGACGGGTGCTGCGCAAGGAGTATCCGAGTATTGCAGGCTCCCCCACGATCGGTGATTGGTGGTGCAGTTCCTGGCAGGAATATCTCACCGTGATATTTCTCCATGAGTTTGCGCACGGGGTGCAAAGGGCGCCGGCGTCATCGGTCGGGAAACCGGGTGATGGGCTGGATTACGACAAGCCTCACGGTGAGGGCTGGCAGCGGACTTACGAGCTGCTCCGTCTGGGTTTCGGGTTAGTGGAAGGGCAGCGTTCCATTTTGGCCGCGGACAACGCCCAGACGACCACCCCGCCGGCGATGTCCTGCAAGACCTTCAATGGCTGGCTTGAGAAGGCCGGCCTGCCGAAGCTGACTCAGCTCCAGTATGAGCGCGCCTGCGAAGCTCAGCCGAGCGAAAAGATCGCAGACGCCGCCCGCAAGGCGTGCTCAGTGACCAATGCGCGGTTGTATCTCGAGCGCCTGCTTTCTGTGGTGGGGGTGCAAGCGGATCAGACACATCATGACGAAGACGGCAGCGTTGGGATGAGCGGTCATGAGGAGGACCAAGACGCGGGAAGGGCCGCGTTCCGGTGCCACGCTGGGGGTTATGTCCTATCTGCCCATGTAGAGGCTTTGGCTACCGATCACGCGCACACCTTATCGCTTTCGCTGACTGCAGACACCCAAGAGGCGGGTAGTACCGGCGAGTCAGTGAGCCTGGTGCTGACGCAACACCAACTCCCCTCTGTAACGGCCAGCTTGCTGGGACTGACCGGCGATTACAGCTGCGAGAACGAAGGGGTGGTCCTGCAGTTGAAACGTGAACGAGGTCACATCGTATTTCGGCTGGGTCGCCTTGGCGGCGAGATGGCCGAGGTGCGGGCCGACATGCCGCACGCCTACCTGATGAGCGCCTTGATGGTTGAAACGCTCAAGCGGAATCACCCAGGCCTCACCGGCGGCGACGTGATCCTGCTCTTGCGAGCGACAGTAGCGCAGGTCATGCGCGAGGAGGCGCTGTGAAACGCAGTGCGGCATGTCTGATGGCGGCAAGTCTGATAGTGGCGGGCAGCGCCCAAGCTGCGGGTGGATTGACCACGTACTACGGCGTGGGTGGCGGTATCGGTACGCTGGACATGTCGGGTTCATACATCCAAAGCCGGCGAGTCCCGTTCCTGCAGGTAGGTTGGGACGGGACTGGCCACGGCGCGTTCGTGGTGCTGCAGTCAGGTTTCGCCACCGATAACTCGGCGGCCTATATCAACACGCTGATTGGGTTCGGGTGGTCCTGGCTCAAGTTCGGGGGCGGATTCTGGCAGATCACGGCCACGACCCCGACCCGGGGCGGGCTGAACCTGGCACCTTCGCTCGCCGCCTACGGGATACAGGTGGTGACCGACGGCAGCCGCCACACGCGGATGACCAACCAGGCGTTTCCCGTTTACGTGCGTATTACGCCGTGGCACGACCACAACAACATCCTGACGCTCAATGTATGGCGTAGCCTGCATAACCTGGGGCGTGAATCGATCCCCGTCACACTGCTTGGCGGGACGGGTTCCTTCAACACCAAGTGGGACGGTGAAGGCCAGATAGAGGGAGGGTCGATCCGCTATACGCACCGGCTGACACAGCATCTCGGAATCAACGTCGATTATCTCTACATGGAAGGCCGTAACGCTCACGGCGTGCTGCCCGTGGCGTACGGACCCAGCGTGGCGGCCCCCGTCGTCCGCTGGCAAACGCGCGTACTGGTACTCAGTGCGCAGCTGGTTTTCTAATCATCAACGAGGCAAACGCATGGGACATATCACCGAGGAACTGATCAGTCTGCTGCCCGATACCGGCAACAATATCGGCGCCGCTTATTACAGAGATAATGCGCGTCGGTTTTTCGGGGCACTGGAAGCTCTGATACCGCTGTGCGGCCTGTCACCGACCCGTACCTGGATGCTTCGTCTGGCTGCGCGCCCCGAGTCACTGGAGCGCTTCAGTCGATCGGCGCCGGCATCACCCGAGCGGGAGGTATTTTGCAACCTGTTGGAGAACTACCGTAAGAAGGGCTGCCAGGGATTGGACCTGCTACAGATTCGGTCTGTGGTGGGCGGTGTCGTAGCCCGCGCGGCCGAGGTCGACTCGGAACCTGCCAGCACCTGACGCCGTCGCCGGCGTGCGAGATCGTCTGTTGTGCTGCCTGTTGGTTCTGTCCCCTGGCGTGACGCTCGCGCACCCCTCGATCTATGCCCCCACGGTAAGGATGCCTGAGCGAGCGGTTGTGTGGCGTAACTTCCTGGGGCTCAACACCCAACCGCTCTGGTTCACACCGAAGCAGTACACAGCACAGTTCACTGCGCTCAAGGCGCTCGGTCTCAACTGGGTCCGGATAGGTCTGCACTGGTCCGCCATGACCCGACCGGATGGGCGATTTCGCTACGGCCGACTGGATGCCCTGGTGCACACGCTGAAACGCCTGGATCTGCACTCAGATATTTACCTGGTTGGATCCGCGCGGTTCGATAGCTCAGGCCCGATAGAGGCATCCAATTTCGACCAGTACCCGCCGCGAGAAGACAGGCTGTACGTTCAGCAGCTCGCGGCTCTTGCGCGTCGCTACCCCTCGGTGAATGCCTGGGAGGTCTGGAACAAGGAAAACCTGCCCGCGTTCTGGCGCGGTGACACCAAGGCGTATGCGCGTCTCCTGGTCGACGCCGGCCGCGCGCTGGCCGCCGAAGGTGCGCAGTCAAAGCTCGTAGTAGGCGGGTTTGCCTTCTATAGCCAGATACCGGCGCAGGGGCACACGCTGATGCTCGAGCAGCTGTGGCGACTGGGTGTGCTCAGGCCACCCATGATCGTCGCCTTTCACCCCTATAACGCTGCTGCATGCCACCGGCATCTTGCGAGTGTGGGCGAACGAGTGGGGCTGGTCCAGTTATCGCGCTCCGGATCCCCGGTGGGCGCGTTTTTTATGTTTTTTCATTCTCTTGAGCATGCCCTATGTTCGCGCGTCCTGTAATCGGTTCAGTAGTAATAAAACATATACAGGTCGAGCACGTTGTTTTGGTGGGTCTTTCCCGAATAATCAATCTTGGTCTGCAGAATAAATGCCCGCTCAATGCAGTTAGTGCACGAGTTTTGGGTTGAAACGTCAAACCCTCTGAATTTGCTCAGATGTCCATGCGGCCACACCAGTTCTGCCAAATGGTGCGCACCACCAAGATCAAATGTAGTTGATCCGGCGATAGGCTTTTCAGGGCCATTAAACACATCTTGATCTCCGCCGCCTTGGAACGACAACGTCACAGATTGAATTGCCGCTGGTGTATCTGAGCGTCTGTTTTTCAGGGTTAGATAAACATCACCACGTCTGTTGCTCACCGAGTAATCGATGTTGCCATTCATGTGTGCTGCATGAGCTGGTGCGGCCACAAATGCGATGGCTGTCGCGAAGATGATCTGTAGCAGTTTCATAAGGTTTTCCTGTGTAGGACAGTAGGACTCAATTTTACCAACCAGACGCGCCTCAAAAAAGCGGCCACGCACCAGATTTGCCATCTTCTGAGCGCGTCCTGTTCCATCACGCCCTGCAATACCGTGGGCGAGACCGTCATCGACATGGGGTCTGTGTCCGGTTGTTGCTCGCACTGGAGTGGATATGATCAAGATCGATATGATCAAAGTTGATTACGCCCTCGTGAAAAAGGGGGCTCGTGATTCAGGCGTGCTGATCTTCGTCAGTTCCTTTGGCGGCATCCTGCTAGGCAAGCTGGCGACGGTAGGCGGAGTCTATGGTATCTTCGTAGGCGTCCTGTTTCTTTTGTTAGGATCGACTGAGGTTCAGACGGAGGTGAGCGATGAGCACTAACGCCAGCTTTATTGTCGTGGTGACGGTGGCCTTAGTCTTGATGGCCGCCATCCTGTACTTCGTGCCCAAGTACAACCGTTGGGTTGACCGGCACAACAGTAAGCGCAAGTAGCGCTACCACGTAGCAGTAACACCACAGCGGCCGGAGAAGATATCTCCGGCCGTTTCTTTTTACACGGGCAGAAAACGCCAGCGCAACATTGGCAGAGGCCCTTGATAAAGAAAGGATCTACCGGGATATGGGTGGTAGGTTGATGGGGTAATACCCGTAGTGTGCCCTGTTTTTCATAAGAAGCACGTAGATCGTCAGGTGCGCGGTGGTAGGGGCATACAACCGAGCCGAATTGTGGTAAAAGCGATCATTATTACATTATAAAAGTACAACTAAATTAATAATAATTCCCTATATTCGGAGTCGCTAATGTGACGAAGGTAAACGGAACACATCATGAGCTGACACTAGAGACCGTCAATCTGCTGCACGCCAAGCCGTCTCGCTTTGAGGAGCGGCTGACCTGGTCAATTATTGGCGTGCTGCTATTGGCTTGCTTGATCACCCTGCCGTTCTCTACCCACCAGTGGCCGGCGACGAATATGCTCTTTGCCGCAGCCGGTGTCGCATCTCTGGCAGAGATCACGACGGGGGCCTTGCTGTTGAGTCAGGCGATGCCTTTGCGCCACTATGCCGGACTCGCCCTGGGCTTTGGCTACGAACCAGGTGGTCGGAGG includes the following:
- a CDS encoding conjugal transfer protein TraN, which codes for MTKIAKKTVVGFLLLWINFWGIYGNAEASYTACTQNTSPAPTCNYANPLTGQCEIYNQTYTCYDASSYTNSCASTNMTGYYQLSPNQVNLQYPGGNTSLPPSSWDTFYGSDTTSCSPVPSGTCGGIYNLAAQGNITGYTYNKACYASAPGTIAACNPNPSQCTTLDSSTCLSTIGGLCASQKYTYHCGATTTSCTGGTQGPTPTAAAGNNGFSKYVLQMSIANALIKNSSFVAGQLRIFGGTNDECKFITSGALSTITTLSAILTLVLTIFTAGGYAAAAGIVSAYGVSVLSTMKCCNTNPSQINPANGLCTLSDVRLSYAREKNLAVRVDGAGNVGGSPADSGTGAADDCLDAPGAGIGPTGPIVISTNTSCAITDYVQQNVLISQQSWCYFPNFLSKTVQVQGRAQLQQLLTANAAGAISSPLAAAYYGSSAGAGDWTTPISVNGNLVSMWQWAGECSSPATSPAGDLNGICPTQNSAWLAICSAGTSCPASPGGNPNFSGPNTLNNGNVGWTFVPIDSTSTTPATLNRFALAQGQCSGTGTADMCNYTVHAWKAGIGGTLHAALKLKWPEAYPATTGFNSDFTSTSPMGDNIVLEAYTYNDSNGQPASMSPIVRYSLNGGSTWSGPITLPTNQPSMNYALPGGPASPAMTVYGGCQQGMCNYTFSYQVNVTTKPWGYYTWNEQRNCALWAPPVSLLGACIANCGSYWVDETCNSNTGCTVTNSTTGSCLFGQTTQSYGYVWHPDCSGFTLPQIESMDFSKMDFSAYLASLSPQNPASSLATTTATVNSAQTRAAALQSGAPVNGYLNKNQRTFTISPANGVWPGTPVTLTANTSYVLTQNNTSQVLPVTQIDVNWGDGSTSSQLVTTQTQLDFSHKYGSLGCPSSPPTTSCTPTPSAPTTYPVTVTFHTAQGNFTNDGSILVSTQAPVINPQSNGTQTHGTVGPSTAP
- a CDS encoding response regulator transcription factor codes for the protein MSAPAGYVFDASIQCLWDDLAEFPAWEVDRAFNTLLQFLCDDVGAQNVSWLLISHTRDEFQTKGTDLVVNASGYLHPPTDQRGCSAQQKAEANKLERVIARCVSFPKNWSAVRLADIHEAEWFGSAEFREHYLDCGLIDAIWCACPVWPHADVYLGIYRTGGLIPFSIRERDRCGYALRQLRWLYRRLMLSHCATANGSMMTHTERQVLNHLLAGDSEKIIAANLNQSPHTTHDHVKSIYRKFHIRNRAGLLSTWLSGSPVAHGSHHPRR
- a CDS encoding ERF family protein gives rise to the protein MTTNAVKPATVSSIKQSEVIQHAGLHEALSAAQYELIGLVLRDGTNENVGKAYPTLDRILSVLIPVFYRHGLLLMQPPSHQEGRLTIKTTIVHVASGESVIEPFEIMVPSGASITVIGALITYMRRYSLSPLVGLSAVADDDGQSIGALSVNNADTPHATTVSLQGRQEATANRSDLKVSQRPTQGQPAESQQSTPDRIRAHLKSTGLDQLPDAVAFINGRPDLSQDEKDELLGLCSKRKEELEALEANQDAGQSS
- a CDS encoding type IV secretory system conjugative DNA transfer family protein, whose translation is MFDPRGINLGGRADGAAIASLMAAGILTSPAFPDMASMVAGPALAAGGASWLAWRYLREWRQRHMLPSKLGFRSDPQVIAAGRHEAIREALLFGYTTDKGLPVWGSYQDLMGHLVVKGQSGVGKTVGQSGLMFQHILNGGGVLFIDGKLDYETLETMHQMMVWAGREGDFRVINPGKPEISNTYNPILDGDSDEVAARCLSLIPDTSNSPGADHFRQQANQGISTLIAALQRTGLAYNFIDLTILLQSSAALDYLERILTREAPDAPERINLSIFLNQFRRGKGINIEALKSTFGGIGGRLYMFGTGKFGQVSNHYNPQVRLFDDLLAQRVIYVMLPTMGKAEAASNYGKMVTGDLRTAVSWLQDLPKEQRPWPPTFGLFDEAGSYITKAWDRLFEQSRSSHTILAPAFQTDANLEAISQELREMVEGNTWFKQYYKLGTQATAESAAEMIGMITRVQRSLTMSDSESASSQVLRTTPESNEGAASGVAYQEREQEEYRISPDQLKRLDRGECVLTYGGDRVYNLRVPMIQFSDEFKEKCPPFTPRDITPPFRQGINLFRRVGEFLSAESQQTLENEAKG